The genome window TGTTGCCCACCTGGGTTCGCACCGCGTTTCGACGGATGCGCCGCTGGTTCGCGAGGGGCGCGAGTACACGACGGTCTCGGCAACGGCCATCAATAGTGGCCGGGAACTCACCGCCCATATGCTGATTAAGGCGCGCGGATCGAACAAAGCACAAATTAACCGTGCCCCGTGTAAAAGCCCGCGTCAGCTGCTTGGAATTGTCAAAACGGTCCTTTTTTCGCCGGAAGATTTGGCATTAGTACGTGGGGAACCCGAACACCGACGGCGTTTTCTTGACGATCTCCTCATTGGGCGGTTTCCTCGCTGGGCAGGCACTCGCTCCGACTACGATAAGATCCTTCGTCAGCGCAATACGCTGCTCAAACGGGCATCGAGAACCCTCCGACAGGGATATGGAGGAGGTAATGACTCTGACTCCGCTCTCGACACATTGGATACATGGGATTCGCACCTGGCAGCGGCCGGCGCACAGGTCATGGCGCAGCGGATTGTCTTGGCACACGTGCTCTCGCCGTACGTAAAAAACGCGTACCAGCGGTTAGCACCAGAGTCTCGACCTGCCCAGATCACCTACCGGTCCACCGTCGACAAGGCCCTCGTTGAGGCAGGGATTACGCCAGAGACCGTCGCCAATGATGTTGCAGGAGCGACACCTGTCATTGAAGCAGTGTTGTTATCAGAGCTGGCTCGCCGGCGGGATACCGATATTCAGCGGGGGACAAGTACGTGTGGTCCTCACCGCGACGATGTCGAATTGTTGTTAGGAACTCAGCCAGCGCGAGGTTATGCCAGCCACGGCGAATCTTGGTCATTTGCGCTGGCACTGCGCTTGGCTTCCTTTGAATGGCAACGTGAGCAGGGTACGGACCCCATTCTTATTCTCGACGATGTTTTCGCGGAGTTAGATGCCGCCCGCCGTCGCGCGCTGGCCACTGTTGCTAAGGATGCTGAACAAACGTTGGTTACCGCGGCCGTCGGGGACGACTTACCGCAGGACCTGGTGAATAGCGATATTCGTGTTCTGACAGTGGAAGCGTCGACGGTTGACGATTCAGACATCCGATCGTCCCGGATCACTCATGATTCGGCTGATGGTGGAGCGACGGAGGGTACCGCGACGGACACCGATGACGAAGGAGGCGACGCTCATGAATGACCCCGTCGCCGAAGCGCTCGCCCGCGTCTATTCGCACGGCCGCGTGCCCATGCCTCCCAATATGCGGAAAGTCCTTCAGTCCATTACGCCGACAGGACATAACGCTGACCAAGACAGCGCGACCCGCAAAAACGGGGTTTCTCGTACAAACAGTGCTGCCCACAAAGACGGTGTAAACAACAAGACCACCGATAAATCCGGCGAAGGAAGCGTCGGCAAAAAAGTCGATAAGGACAAGAATTCTAGAAATTCTCAGGGCTTACCGCGAGCGAAAACTACCAGCGCAACGTCGGTTTTTCGTGAGTTTTCGCGCACATCCCGGGTGTATCCCACGGGGCCCGATGGTCATCGTCGGAAAAATACGCGCCGGTATGAGTCCCTGGGCAGTATCGTTAATCGGGAAGTCGTGCGCCGCGGGTGGACGGAGAAAATTTCTCACGGGTGGATTACTGCTAACTGGTCGACGGTCGCGGGCGACTACTTAGGGGCGCACTCCAGAATAAGGATGATCAAAGACACGACACTGTTTCTTGAGTGTGATTCCACCGCCAAGGCCTCTGAACTGCGATATTTACAAACAGAATTGCTGAGCAGAATTGCACACCACGTGGGACCCGACGTGATTACTGCCGTGAAAATCTTTGGTCCGCGGCCACCGTCGTGGCGGCATGGACCGCTACATGTCAAGGGTCGGGGACCACGCGATACCTATGGATAGTGGGACACACGCGCGGGGAAATTCCACTGGTAAGCGATTTCCGGAATAGTCCCCGCGACATATGAGCCCGAAAATCGCGTCATACGGGCCCTACACGCCCGGTAGGCGTTCAACTGAGGGGGGATACCGGGTATGATGGTGGGCAACTGTGAAAAGTAAAGGAGCGCTGCTACATCGTGGCCGAAAATGCTGCCGAAAATAACACAAGGCACGACTACGACGCCTCATCGATCACCATTCTCGAGGGGCTCGAAGCCGTCCGCAAGCGACCCGGAATGTACATCGGCTCGACCGGAGAAAGAGGCCTACACCACCTCGTGTGGGAGGTCGTCGATAACTCCGTCGATGAAGCCATGGCCGGGTACGCCACGCATGTCGATGTCACCATTATGAAAGATGGAGGCATCGAAGTTGTCGACGACGGACGTGGCATCCCCGTTTCGATGCACCCCTCGGGAGCACCCACCGTCCAAGTGGTCATGACGCAACTCCACGCCGGCGGTAAGTTCGACAACGACTCGTACGCCGTGTCCGGTGGTTTGCACGGCGTCGGTATTTCCGTCGTCAATGCCCTGTCCACCCGGGTTGAAGCCGAAATTAAACGTGATGGCTACCGCTGGTACCAGAACTTCACCGACGCGATTCCGGACGAGCTAGTCCAAGGCAAAAAAGCCCGCGGAACAGGGACGACGATCCGATTCTGGCCGGACCCGGATGTTTTCGAGACAACCGAGTTTAAGTTCGAGACGATCGCACGGCGCCTGCAGGAGATGGCCTTCCTTAATAAGGGCCTCTACATCACGCTGACCGACAAGCGTAGCCAGGCGACCGAGACACCCGAGGATGCCGACGACACTGTCGAGGAAGCAGCTGCGGCGAAATCCGCTGAGGAAGCGGCTGCCGATGCCGAGCAGAAAGCCAAGAAGTCCAAAGAGCGGACGGAGACGTTCCATTACCCCGACGGGTTAAAGGACTACGTTGCCTCCATCAACAAGACCAAGACCGCGATACACCCGACGATCATCACGTTCGACGCCAAGGGCGACGAGCACGAGGTCGAGGTTGCGCTGCAATGGAACTCTGGCTACGCCCAGAGCGTCCACACGTTCGCCAACACCATTAACACCATTGAAGGCGGAACCCACGAGGAAGGTTTCCGCGCCGCGCTGACGTCGTTAATGAATAGGTACGCGCGCGAGCACAAGCTACTCAAGGATAAAGAACCTAACTTGAGTGGCGACGATTGCCGCGAAGGTCTCGCTGCCGTCATCTCTGTTCGAGTGGCCGACCCGCAGTTCGAGGGCCAGACGAAGACGAAACTCGGAAATACCGAGGTCAAGAGCTTCGTCCAGAAACAGGTCTTTGAGAACGTCAGCCACTGGTTTGAATCAAACCCGGCCGAAGCGAAGATTATTGTCAACAAAGCGGTATCGTCGTCGCAGGCGCGCGTGGCGGCCCGCAAAGCCCGGGACTTGGTTCGTCGTAAGTCCGCAACGGATTTGGGCGGCCTGCCAGGTAAGTTAGCCGATTGCCGATCCAAAGACCCGACGCTTTCTGAGCTTTACATTGTGGAGGGTGATTCCGCTGGTGGTTCGGCTAAATCGGGCCGTGATTCGATGTACCAAGCCATTCTTCCTCTTCGAGGGAAGATTCTGAACGTTGAGAAGGCGCGGCTGGATCGCGTGCTGAAGAACAACGAGGTTCAGGCGATCATCACCGCGTTGGGAACCGGAATTCACGATGAGTTCGACATCAAGAAATTGCGCTATCACAAGATCATCCTGATGGCCGATGCTGATGTTGACGGTTCGCACATCGCAACCCTCCTGCTGACCTTGCTTTTCCGGTTTATGCGTCCGCTGGTGGAAGAGGGCCACGTTTATCTGGCGCAGCCACCGCTGTACAAGCTGAAGTGGGGCAAGGGTGCTCCCGGCTTCGCGTACTCCGACGTGGAACGTGATGAATTGTTGGCGGAAGGCCTGGAGCAAGGCCGGAAGATCAACAAAGATGATGGCATCCAGCGCTATAAGGGCTTGGGTGAGATGAACCCCAAGGAGCTGTGGGAAACGACGATGGATCCCTCGATCCGTATTCTTCGTCAGGTGCAGTTGGAGGATGCCGCCAAGGCGGACGAGATTTTCTCGGTCCTCATGGGTGACGACGTCATCGCCCGCCGCAGCTTCATTACGCGTAACGCGAAGGATGTTCGTTTCTTGGATATTTAGTTGGCCGGTCGGACTCGGCTCCGGAGACGAAAATATCGACCTTTAAGCGGCTGATTGTAGCGATCAGCCGCTTTAGTCTATTTAAGTCAGTGTGACGAAATAATTTACGGGGTGGTTTCGTGGGTTTTGGCCGGGTGGGGGGGCGGTGTCGAATGTTTCACGTGAAACATTGACGGGGAGAGGGTGTGGGGAAGTGGTCTCTGTTCAAGATCTCAATACGAGACCTCTAGTCAGTTCAACGTCGTCGAGGTGGTTAACTTATGGGAGCGAGAAACTATGGGTTGCCACCACGTGGTTCTTGCGTGGAAACGGAATAATGTTTCACGTGAAACATCGTCCATTCGCTGGATGAAATTCAAGCAAGTCTACTGCGTAACGGTAAAGGATTTTTATGTATGGGCAGTAACGCAAAAACAGAAACATCATCATCCGGTGATAAAGGATTAAAAAGGGGACTGAGTGCTCGGCACGTTCACTTCATCGCCCTAGGATCTGCGATTGGTACAGGTCTGTTTTATGGCTCGGCTGATGCCATTCAGTCAGCGGGGCCAGCCGTGCTTTTGGTTTATCTCCTGGGCGGCGCGGTGGTGTATTTCATGTTGCGCGCCCTAGGTGAAATGGCAGTGCGAATGCCTGTGTCAGGATCTTTCGCCGAATATTGCCGCATCTTCCTCGGTCCGTGGTCGGGGTACATCACAGGCTGGATGTACGCGTTCGAAATGGTGATCGTGTGCCTTGCGGACCTGACCGCTATCGGAACGTATATGAGATTCTGGTTCCCCGACTCGCCCCAATGGGTATGGGTGGCGGTGACCTTACTCATCGTCGGTGCTGTAAATATCACAAGTTCACGGCTCTTCGGGGAGTTAGAATTCGGCCTCACCATCATCAAGGTATCCGCAGTCGTAGCCATGATCGCCGGTGGCACGATCATCCTAATCTTCGGTTTAGGCAACCATGCTGATTCCGGCGTTCATAACTTGTGGTCGCATGGCGGATTTTTCCCTCACGGGCCATGGGGGATGGCAATGGCGCTCGTGGTCGTCATGTTCGCATTCGGCGGTTCAGAGATCATCGGGGTAACCGCCGGAGACGCCGAAGATCCTGCCAAAACGATTCCGAAGGCCATTCACTCGGTGCCGATACGTATTTTGCTGTTTTACGTGTTGGCCATCGCGGTGATCGTTACCATTAACCCCTGGTCCTCGATCAATGGCGAGTCCTCACCATTCGTACAAATTTTTAACGATCTAGGTGTGAATTGGGCTGCAGCTCTGCTCAACGTTGTGGTTATCACCGCAGCACTATCTGCCATTAATTCAGATCTCTTCGGCGCAGGCCGTGTTGTTCACGGAATGGCGGCCGAGGGATTAGCTCCACGTTCTTTTGCCCGAACATCGGCCAAGGGTGTGCCCATCTTTACAACCACGGTAATGCTCGGGGTTCTCGTGATAGGCGTGGTCATCAACTTCCTGATCCCAGAGCGCGTGTTCCTCGTGATTGCTGCTCTAGCGACCTTTGCGACGGTCTTCGTGTGGCTCATGATTTTGTTGGCTCACCTTGCCAGCCGAACAGGGGACCAAGCACCATCCAACAAAGACCTGACCTATCCGGTTCCGCTGTGGCCATGGGGTCAATACTTCGCTCTCGCCATGGTCGTTATCACGATTATCATGATGATGTTTTCCGACGATACACGGCTGGCGCTCGTTGTTGGTGTGGCGTGGACGGCCCTAATGAGCGTCGTGTGGGTAGTTCGAGGCCGGCAAACCTATGAGGACTATCTCGCTACACGTGACGCAGAGAAATCTCACGTTTAATCCCGCGGAGCCGTCGCGTCTTCATTGATGCCACATCATTCCCGACGTTCCAACCGCCGACGCAGCCAGCGTCGGCGGTTGGAGTTGTCACGTCCTCCCACCGAGCTGACTAGAAGTAAATGTTTCACGTGAAACATTGCGGAGCCGTCGAGCCTGCCGAGCCCATTCAGGTCCACAGGAATAAGTACATAAAAATAACCCAGCCGATCCAGAACGGAAACGGCTGGGTATTAAATTTTCTGACGCTCATAAATACTGTGACACCAACGTAGAGGTCGTTGCCCTTACGCAGCGTCGGTTTTATCAACGCCACCTTTAGCAACCTCGGCTGTGAACCGATGCGAAGAACTGCTCTTAAGAAGCGTGCTTCTCAATAATGTCGCCGAGGTCGGGGAGGCCCTTCTCGACGATCCCTTCGAGCTTCCCCCGGAAGGTTTTGTAGATTTTCTGAGCACCTGAGTTATTAATGCTCCCCATGCGCTCATCACTTAGGTCCGCTAAATCCTTCGTGACTTCATCCGACCGCGTCTCGAGGTATTTACCAAAGCCGCCTTCCGGCTTGCCATTTTGGTAGGCCTGCCAGTAGGGGTTCAGACGATCAGTGAGGTGGGGCAAAAGACGATCGGTCATGTCTTTGACCAGATTGGGCCGGGCTTTGACGGTGCCGCTGAATGCCGTCTTAATCGCTTTACCGGAGAGCCCGGAAAGGTTATTGATGGAATTCTCGGTGGATTCCGCTAGGTCAGCGACCACGGGTTCCCGAGTGCCATCCTTCGTCAAAATATCGGAAAGTTCAGACATAGGCTCTAAGACTAGCCAAAAAACCGTCAGGTTGTGGCATCGCGCTAAACGGGGAGGTCAACCACGGCTGCACAGATAAACCTACGGGTTGACGCGCGTCCTCACTCGCGGGCTTATGATCGTCATATGTCTTCATCCCACTCAGACCAGTACATCAACGCGTACATGAATTTCATGGATCAATCGCCGACGAGCTACCACGCTGTTGCGGTGATGGCCGCGGGGCTTCATCAAGCGGGCTTTCACGCGCAGAAGGAAACCGACCCGTGGGATGTTAGGCCTGGGGGACATTACGTCGTTCGTGATGGTGCAATGATCGCTTATGTCATTCCGCCGCAGGCTGCGTCGGCTAGCACTACGGACCGTGAGAGCGTCGGCAAGAACAACGCGGAAAACAAAAACGACGACGGTGCACGCCACCCCGCGTACCGCATTATCGGCGTTCACACGGATTCCCCCGCACTCGCTCTCAAACCGACGCCACAGTCCACCACGTCCGATGGATGGGGACAGTTAGCCGTCGAGGTCTATGGTGGAGCCTTATTAAGTTCGTGGCTCGACCGTGAGCTCTGTGTAGCCGGGCGAGTTGTCGACAAAACCGGTGCCACCCATCTGGTGGGCACGAAACCGATCGCGCGTGTCCCGCAACTGGCTATCCACCTCGACCGCAAGGTCAATGAAGGGTTAGAGCTCAACCCTCAGAAGCATATTCATCCCGTATGGACGGTTGACGACGATAGCGCCGACATTATGGACATCATCGCGGAGTCCGCCGGCCTATCGAACAAACGCGAAATCATCGGCTGGGACCTCAAGCTGGTTCCGACGCAGAAGGCGGCAACGTTTGGTGCTCACTCACAGTTCATTGCGTCGGGCCGTCAAGATAATTTGTCATCGGTATTCGCAGCGTTTCACGTTTTACATCAGCTGGATACCGACGCGATTCCTGGCGACGACATCCTGGTCTTCGTCGCGAATGACCATGAAGAGGTTGGGTCTGGGACTCGATCGGGCGCCGCAGGCCCGTTCCTTGAGGACGTGTTGCATCGGACGGCCGTCGCTTTGGGCTATGACGCCGACGGTGAGGCGCGAATGATGGCTCGCTCCGTGTGTATATCGTCGGATGCGGGGCACTCGGTGCACCCGAATTACGCGGAACGCCACGATCCGGACACTCGCCCAATGATGGGGCGCGGACCGATGGTGAAAATTAACGCTAACCAGCGTTATGTTTCCGATGCCGTAGGGGAGGCGATCTGGCAGCGCGCCTGTGAGACCGCGGGTATCCAGCACCAAGCGTTTGTTTCGAATAACGCTATGCCATGTGGATCGACAATCGGGCCGATCACGGCGACCCGGTTGGGAATGGTGACGGTCGACGTCGGCATTCCGCTGCTCTCTATGCACTCCGCGCGAGAAATGAGCCACGAATACGATTGTTTCGC of Corynebacterium kroppenstedtii DSM 44385 contains these proteins:
- a CDS encoding amino acid permease, producing the protein MGSNAKTETSSSGDKGLKRGLSARHVHFIALGSAIGTGLFYGSADAIQSAGPAVLLVYLLGGAVVYFMLRALGEMAVRMPVSGSFAEYCRIFLGPWSGYITGWMYAFEMVIVCLADLTAIGTYMRFWFPDSPQWVWVAVTLLIVGAVNITSSRLFGELEFGLTIIKVSAVVAMIAGGTIILIFGLGNHADSGVHNLWSHGGFFPHGPWGMAMALVVVMFAFGGSEIIGVTAGDAEDPAKTIPKAIHSVPIRILLFYVLAIAVIVTINPWSSINGESSPFVQIFNDLGVNWAAALLNVVVITAALSAINSDLFGAGRVVHGMAAEGLAPRSFARTSAKGVPIFTTTVMLGVLVIGVVINFLIPERVFLVIAALATFATVFVWLMILLAHLASRTGDQAPSNKDLTYPVPLWPWGQYFALAMVVITIIMMMFSDDTRLALVVGVAWTALMSVVWVVRGRQTYEDYLATRDAEKSHV
- a CDS encoding DciA family protein, coding for MNDPVAEALARVYSHGRVPMPPNMRKVLQSITPTGHNADQDSATRKNGVSRTNSAAHKDGVNNKTTDKSGEGSVGKKVDKDKNSRNSQGLPRAKTTSATSVFREFSRTSRVYPTGPDGHRRKNTRRYESLGSIVNREVVRRGWTEKISHGWITANWSTVAGDYLGAHSRIRMIKDTTLFLECDSTAKASELRYLQTELLSRIAHHVGPDVITAVKIFGPRPPSWRHGPLHVKGRGPRDTYG
- the recF gene encoding DNA replication/repair protein RecF (All proteins in this family for which functions are known are DNA-binding proteins that assist the filamentation of RecA onto DNA for the initiation of recombination or recombinational repair.), translated to MYIRALQLRNFRSWPELDLHLGPGITVFSGPNGHGKTNVVEALDYVAHLGSHRVSTDAPLVREGREYTTVSATAINSGRELTAHMLIKARGSNKAQINRAPCKSPRQLLGIVKTVLFSPEDLALVRGEPEHRRRFLDDLLIGRFPRWAGTRSDYDKILRQRNTLLKRASRTLRQGYGGGNDSDSALDTLDTWDSHLAAAGAQVMAQRIVLAHVLSPYVKNAYQRLAPESRPAQITYRSTVDKALVEAGITPETVANDVAGATPVIEAVLLSELARRRDTDIQRGTSTCGPHRDDVELLLGTQPARGYASHGESWSFALALRLASFEWQREQGTDPILILDDVFAELDAARRRALATVAKDAEQTLVTAAVGDDLPQDLVNSDIRVLTVEASTVDDSDIRSSRITHDSADGGATEGTATDTDDEGGDAHE
- the gyrB gene encoding DNA topoisomerase (ATP-hydrolyzing) subunit B — its product is MAENAAENNTRHDYDASSITILEGLEAVRKRPGMYIGSTGERGLHHLVWEVVDNSVDEAMAGYATHVDVTIMKDGGIEVVDDGRGIPVSMHPSGAPTVQVVMTQLHAGGKFDNDSYAVSGGLHGVGISVVNALSTRVEAEIKRDGYRWYQNFTDAIPDELVQGKKARGTGTTIRFWPDPDVFETTEFKFETIARRLQEMAFLNKGLYITLTDKRSQATETPEDADDTVEEAAAAKSAEEAAADAEQKAKKSKERTETFHYPDGLKDYVASINKTKTAIHPTIITFDAKGDEHEVEVALQWNSGYAQSVHTFANTINTIEGGTHEEGFRAALTSLMNRYAREHKLLKDKEPNLSGDDCREGLAAVISVRVADPQFEGQTKTKLGNTEVKSFVQKQVFENVSHWFESNPAEAKIIVNKAVSSSQARVAARKARDLVRRKSATDLGGLPGKLADCRSKDPTLSELYIVEGDSAGGSAKSGRDSMYQAILPLRGKILNVEKARLDRVLKNNEVQAIITALGTGIHDEFDIKKLRYHKIILMADADVDGSHIATLLLTLLFRFMRPLVEEGHVYLAQPPLYKLKWGKGAPGFAYSDVERDELLAEGLEQGRKINKDDGIQRYKGLGEMNPKELWETTMDPSIRILRQVQLEDAAKADEIFSVLMGDDVIARRSFITRNAKDVRFLDI
- a CDS encoding M18 family aminopeptidase, whose amino-acid sequence is MSSSHSDQYINAYMNFMDQSPTSYHAVAVMAAGLHQAGFHAQKETDPWDVRPGGHYVVRDGAMIAYVIPPQAASASTTDRESVGKNNAENKNDDGARHPAYRIIGVHTDSPALALKPTPQSTTSDGWGQLAVEVYGGALLSSWLDRELCVAGRVVDKTGATHLVGTKPIARVPQLAIHLDRKVNEGLELNPQKHIHPVWTVDDDSADIMDIIAESAGLSNKREIIGWDLKLVPTQKAATFGAHSQFIASGRQDNLSSVFAAFHVLHQLDTDAIPGDDILVFVANDHEEVGSGTRSGAAGPFLEDVLHRTAVALGYDADGEARMMARSVCISSDAGHSVHPNYAERHDPDTRPMMGRGPMVKINANQRYVSDAVGEAIWQRACETAGIQHQAFVSNNAMPCGSTIGPITATRLGMVTVDVGIPLLSMHSAREMSHEYDCFALSKAMDALWTMESLEYGQ
- a CDS encoding DUF6918 family protein, which encodes MSELSDILTKDGTREPVVADLAESTENSINNLSGLSGKAIKTAFSGTVKARPNLVKDMTDRLLPHLTDRLNPYWQAYQNGKPEGGFGKYLETRSDEVTKDLADLSDERMGSINNSGAQKIYKTFRGKLEGIVEKGLPDLGDIIEKHAS